A portion of the Stegostoma tigrinum isolate sSteTig4 chromosome 46, sSteTig4.hap1, whole genome shotgun sequence genome contains these proteins:
- the LOC132207365 gene encoding NACHT, LRR and PYD domains-containing protein 12-like, giving the protein MDEKSNQSQEGSAATSGNNSAEMINKDHLSDLGDEELSENPRTGPELQHRENLRKQTMMLRFTTTSGRYKSEVDSLEEAFIDTMIVAPIRDPGLVENELNSRGKEREKVQRESIKNMHQVRVDQLLRSGSERDKFGTTVVFGAAGIGKSTLVQKIIHDWAAGRMYQEFKFVFQLNIPALNLIKVKTNLNTLILNSYPYLVKSLKNAWEDPGSILFIFDDIDQFDSGMDLTDLDRCKNPQNQCFDAESLHCVSDIVRCLIEGYLLHGCSVLVTSRPWKMGNLTKTKINLRGEILGFTSESIKQYFRRHFGDEQLATDVMESIQWNETLYTMCYNPLYCSVLSSLLETGLGEREEDGPLLIPTNTDVFSAYVTKLLARCGYGEGTARAAMLKLGELAWKGICKKAAVFDSDQFNQQELEASNLISSFIMEIGDSCNVTYAFSHSVLQDFIAALGKSLATPEKCLVQLLYEGFTCSDNRFEIFSRFLIGLLSQNSTSQLDTFLGNFPPEATHLVSVWLKDNIKKCIKNTENLQSQRVFLHLMHCFVEFQDKQLTSGTFLPLQSITFNQLRLKPSDCAALSISFLHVEQIEELNLSACEIQAEGLYQLGPVLPKCKILRLNRNDFGVSEINLLSAALKKQNCKIQMLELKSNKLTDDRVEDLISALRANGSLVELDLSDDNQDEVLTNRLTDKCISSLYHLFKYKRNLKEIRLMHNHGIAEEHQILLSHLSTDQDQNAPKEILPSADTDRKDSIHKLTHDENPCLQENQHHQHECTSAFTFFKQYIN; this is encoded by the exons GACCAGAGCTTCAACACAGGGAGAACCTTCGAAAACAGACTATGATGTTGAGATTCACAACAACTTCAGGAAGATACAAGAGCGAGGTAGACTCACTTGAGGAGGCATTCATAGATACAATGATTGTTGCTCCAATACGTGACCCTGGGTTGGTAGAAAATGAACTAAATTCCAGAGGGAAAGAACGTGAAAAGGTGCAAAGAGAAAGTATCAAGAATATGCATCAAGTTCGGGTTGATCAGTTGCTGAGAAGTGGCTCTGAAAGAGACAAGTTCGGAACAACTGTTGTGTTTGGAGCTGCAGGAATTGGAAAGAGCACTTTGgtacagaaaataatccatgATTGGGCTGCAGGGAGAATGTATCAAGAGTTTAAatttgtgtttcaattaaatatACCAGCATTAAACTTAATAAAAGTTAAGACAAATTTAAATACCCTCATCTTGAATTCCTACCCTTACCTCGTAAAATCATTGAAAAATGCATGGGAAGACCCTGGAAGCATATTGTTCATATTCGATGATATAGACCAGTTTGACAGTGGCATGGATCTTACCGATTTGGACAGATGCAAAAACCCACAAAATCAATGTTTCGATGCTGAATCCCTACATTGTGTTTCCGATATTGTGCGCTGCCTAATCGAGGGATATTTGCTGCATGGTTGCTCAGTGCTGGTCACAAGCCGGCCTTGGAAAATGGGGAAtttaacaaagacaaaaataaatctAAGAGGAGAAATCCTGGGGTTCACCTCAGAGAGTATAAAACAATATTTTCGCCGACATTTTGGAGATGAACAGTTAGCCACGGATGTAATGGAATCGATTCAGTGGAATGAGACATTGTACACCATGTGCTATAACCCTCTGTACTGCTCCGTTCTCTCCTCCTTATTAGAGACAGGCCTGGGAGAACGAGAAGAAGACGGGCCACTGTTGATCCCAACCAACACAGATGTGTTTTCTGCCTATGTAACAAAACTGTTAGCAAGATGTGGTTATGGTGAGGGTACTGCTCGTGCTGCAATGTTAAAACTAGGCGAGTTGGCCTGGAAAGGAATTTGCAAAAAAGCTGCTGTGTTTGATTCAGACCAGTTCAATCAACAAGAGCTTGAGGCTTCCAATCTCATCTCTTCCTTTATCATGGAGATTGGAGATTCATGCAATGTTACATATGCCTTCAGTCACTCTGTTTTGCAGGACTTCATTGCTGCACTTGGCAAAAGTCTGGCTACGCCAGAAAAATGTCTGGTCCAATTGCTTTATGAAGGGTTCACCTGCAGTGACAACCGATTCGAGATATTTTCACGTTTCCTCATCGGCCTGCTATCGCAGAATTCGACCAGTCAGCTTGATACGTTTTTGGGCAACTTCCCTCCTGAAGCAACTCACCTTGTGTCTGTTTGGCTCAAGGACAATATTAAAAAATgtattaaaaatacagaaaacttGCAAAGCCAAAGAGTCTTCTTACATCTGATGCACTGTTTTGTTGAATTTCAAGACAAACAACTGACAAGTGGCACATTCCTCCCACTGCAGTCAATCACTTTCAACCAGCTTCGGCTGAAACCGTCTGATTGCGCGGCACTCTCCATCTCATTTCTACACGTGGAACAGATAGAAGAGCTGAATCTCTCAGCTTGTGAAATACAAGCTGAAGGTCTTTATCAACTAGGGCCTGTGCTGCCCAAATGTAAAATACTCAG ACTTAACAGGAACGACTTCGGAGTTTCTGAAATTAATTTGTTGTCTGCAGCTCTGAAGAAACAAAATTGCAAAATACAGATGCTGGA GTTAAAATCAAACAAACTCACAGATGATCGTGTGGAAGATCTCATCTCTGCACTCAGAGCAAATGGTTCATTGGTAGAGCTGGATTTGAGTGATGATAATCAGGATGAGGTACTAACAAACAGACTGACTGATAAATGTATCTCCTCATTGTACCATCTCTTCAAATATAAACGTAACCTCAAAGAAATCAG ATTAATGCACAATCATGGAATTGCAGAAGAGCATCAAATTCTTTTGAGCCACTTGTCGACT GATCAAGATCAAAATGCACCAAAGGAAATTCTGCCCAGTGCTGATACTGACAGAAAGGACTCAATACACAAATTGACTCATGATGAAAATCCCTGTTTACAAGAAAATCAACACCATCAACACGAGTGTACATCTG